In the Thermocrinis sp. genome, one interval contains:
- the dcd gene encoding dCTP deaminase, which translates to MILSDVSIKELIKKGELRIEPFEEKNIQSSSIDLRLGEDVLFYVADLIDVRQEKIPVQRVKVPEEGLIIEPKSFLLATTLEYIKLPKYITAFVEGRSSLGRLGLFIENAGWVDAGFEGQITLEFYNANSCPIKLYKGMRVCQIVLAKLDRPAEKPYRGKYFGQKGATASKIYMDLLGSQE; encoded by the coding sequence ATGATCCTTTCGGATGTTAGTATAAAAGAGCTCATAAAGAAAGGTGAGCTAAGAATAGAGCCCTTTGAGGAAAAAAACATACAGAGCTCATCCATAGATCTAAGACTTGGGGAGGATGTTTTATTCTACGTTGCGGACCTTATAGACGTCAGGCAGGAGAAAATTCCAGTTCAGAGAGTTAAGGTTCCAGAGGAGGGCTTAATCATAGAACCAAAATCCTTTCTCCTTGCCACCACCTTAGAGTACATAAAACTTCCAAAATATATAACCGCCTTTGTGGAAGGTAGGTCTTCTTTGGGAAGGCTGGGACTTTTCATAGAGAACGCAGGCTGGGTAGATGCAGGCTTTGAAGGCCAGATAACCTTGGAGTTTTACAATGCCAACAGCTGTCCTATAAAGCTTTACAAGGGTATGAGGGTATGTCAGATAGTTTTAGCTAAGTTGGATAGACCTGCAGAAAAACCTTACAGAGGCAAGTACTTTGGACAAAAGGGAGCTACCGCATCAAAGATATATATGGACCTTTTAGGCTCACAGGAATAA
- the mqnC gene encoding cyclic dehypoxanthinyl futalosine synthase produces MKKLSRFEHILEGNRISQEEALELLESLDLSTLGYLADQVRRLHHPEDVVTFVIDRNVNYTNVCVAGCKFCAFKRSVNSTDAYVLDTDQILEKVKELVDWGGTTLLMQGGLNPDLPLEFYVELLRTIKKTFPQVQIHSFSAPEIVYLARIEKLTIEEVLRELKNAGLDSLPGGGAEILSSEVRRFLSPGKCSVEEWEEVHRTAHRLGMTSTATMMFGHVEEPKHIVEHLERVRRIQDETGGFTAFIPWTFKKGNTQLDHIEESPSTYYLKVLALSRIYLDNFRNIQSSHVTQTMQVGMVGLHFGANDLGSVMIEENVISSTSYKVSIPKVEDMVNTIRSAGFIPAQRDTYYRIIRVF; encoded by the coding sequence ATGAAAAAACTTTCAAGGTTTGAGCATATACTGGAAGGAAACAGAATAAGCCAAGAGGAAGCCTTAGAGCTTTTGGAGAGTTTAGACTTATCTACGCTGGGCTACTTAGCGGACCAAGTAAGAAGACTTCACCACCCAGAGGATGTGGTCACTTTTGTCATAGATAGAAACGTAAATTACACTAACGTGTGCGTTGCAGGATGTAAATTTTGCGCTTTTAAAAGGAGTGTGAATTCTACAGATGCTTACGTTTTGGACACAGACCAGATTTTAGAGAAGGTTAAAGAGCTCGTAGATTGGGGTGGAACTACTCTGCTTATGCAAGGTGGGCTAAATCCAGACCTGCCCCTTGAATTCTACGTGGAGCTGCTAAGGACCATAAAGAAAACCTTTCCACAAGTTCAAATACACTCCTTTTCTGCACCAGAAATAGTCTATCTTGCAAGAATTGAAAAGCTGACCATTGAGGAGGTTTTGAGAGAATTAAAGAATGCTGGTCTTGATTCTCTGCCTGGTGGTGGTGCAGAGATTCTATCTTCAGAAGTAAGAAGATTTTTAAGTCCGGGTAAGTGCTCCGTGGAAGAGTGGGAAGAGGTGCACAGAACTGCCCACAGGCTTGGTATGACTTCCACCGCAACTATGATGTTTGGACATGTGGAAGAGCCAAAGCATATAGTGGAGCATCTGGAAAGGGTAAGAAGGATTCAGGATGAAACAGGCGGATTTACTGCCTTTATTCCTTGGACCTTTAAAAAGGGAAACACTCAGCTTGATCACATAGAAGAATCACCATCTACTTATTACCTAAAAGTCTTAGCTCTTTCTAGGATATACTTGGATAACTTCAGAAACATTCAAAGCTCACATGTCACGCAAACTATGCAAGTAGGTATGGTAGGCCTTCACTTTGGAGCAAACGACCTTGGCAGTGTGATGATAGAGGAAAACGTTATCTCTTCCACATCCTATAAGGTGTCCATTCCGAAGGTAGAGGATATGGTAAATACCATAAGGTCTGCTGGCTTTATTCCCGCCCAGAGAGATACATACTATCGGATCATAAGAGTTTTCTAA
- a CDS encoding glycosyltransferase, translated as MRVAFLKVGEYEGLARHIKAIIRRFREKGTEVLELNIAEGDLNEKVKELLDFSPFFCIDLNGSGIITVVQEDNKKVLSDAAGFVHVSIFNDEPLFNFMPLMDLRPATNFLPVVCDLKYADSLAFLGIKQPPSYITPFLDLQQMKEPSTERNINLAFFGPVIDPNIIANHVAQSVKQEFLGVFFEVGDFMFRNPEVHILQAHDYILSMFNPNIQEEYLKWREEKPQEFLTFLNQISLYATAKKRWFLLSFLEGMELKIFGEVQGELFEGHQSIVPQNWDELLELLGQSLIVITSYPHSVPTGVGFVPLEVAGMGCAMLVDYKATLPGFFNPEEEVITYLPLDRAEIEEKVLYYLDYPEKALEIGERARKKVFEKYTHEDRADFLHDLFTNILASSQQSQ; from the coding sequence ATGCGAGTAGCTTTTTTAAAAGTTGGAGAATACGAAGGCTTGGCAAGACACATTAAAGCTATTATCAGACGCTTTAGGGAGAAAGGTACAGAGGTGCTAGAGCTAAACATAGCAGAGGGGGATTTAAACGAGAAAGTCAAAGAGCTTTTGGATTTTTCACCCTTCTTTTGTATAGACCTAAACGGCAGTGGAATAATTACTGTGGTTCAGGAAGACAATAAAAAAGTTCTTTCCGATGCGGCTGGCTTTGTGCATGTATCCATTTTCAACGACGAACCCTTATTTAACTTTATGCCTCTTATGGACCTCAGACCTGCCACTAACTTTTTGCCCGTAGTTTGCGACCTCAAATACGCAGACAGCTTGGCTTTCCTTGGAATAAAGCAACCGCCTTCCTATATTACGCCCTTCTTGGACCTTCAGCAGATGAAGGAGCCAAGCACAGAAAGGAACATAAACCTTGCCTTTTTTGGACCAGTCATAGACCCAAACATTATTGCAAACCATGTGGCTCAGAGTGTTAAACAGGAGTTTTTGGGTGTATTCTTTGAAGTGGGGGACTTTATGTTTAGAAATCCGGAAGTCCATATCTTGCAGGCTCACGACTATATACTTTCAATGTTTAACCCAAACATTCAGGAAGAATACCTAAAATGGAGGGAAGAAAAACCACAGGAGTTCTTGACCTTTTTAAATCAAATATCCCTGTATGCCACTGCAAAGAAAAGGTGGTTTTTGCTTAGTTTTCTTGAAGGTATGGAACTGAAGATCTTCGGAGAAGTTCAGGGAGAGCTTTTTGAAGGGCATCAGTCCATAGTTCCCCAAAACTGGGACGAGCTTTTAGAACTTCTTGGACAAAGTCTCATAGTAATTACCTCCTATCCTCACAGCGTGCCAACGGGTGTGGGTTTTGTTCCTTTGGAAGTGGCTGGCATGGGATGTGCTATGCTTGTAGATTACAAAGCAACTCTACCTGGTTTCTTCAATCCGGAAGAGGAAGTAATAACCTACCTTCCTTTAGATCGGGCTGAGATAGAAGAGAAGGTGCTTTACTATCTGGACTATCCAGAAAAGGCATTAGAAATTGGTGAAAGGGCAAGAAAGAAAGTCTTTGAAAAATACACTCACGAAGACAGGGCAGACTTTCTGCATGATCTTTTTACCAACATCCTTGCAAGTTCTCAACAAAGCCAATAA
- a CDS encoding DUF554 family protein, producing the protein MFVGFGTLVNAVLILVGSILGTQAKRFIPETLKDGITHAIGVFTILLGVKLLIENKPEMLKMFFLLILGGGIGYTLRLEERIESLPGEKKSGFLTASLLFTIGPMTFMGCFLEATKGDSSLLLSKAFMDGVSSTILGSIFGKGVLLSAFYVLIFQGALTFGFYLLGDAVKAQSTSNALFLGGGLLIVLGMKILGLLEQVKLVNFLPSLLLSLVV; encoded by the coding sequence ATGTTTGTAGGCTTTGGCACGCTGGTTAACGCAGTGCTTATTTTGGTAGGCTCCATCCTTGGGACACAGGCCAAGAGATTCATACCAGAAACGTTAAAAGACGGTATAACCCACGCCATAGGAGTTTTTACTATCCTTTTGGGGGTAAAGCTTTTGATAGAGAACAAACCGGAGATGTTGAAAATGTTCTTCTTGCTGATCCTCGGTGGTGGCATTGGATATACGCTACGTTTAGAAGAAAGGATAGAAAGTCTCCCTGGGGAAAAAAAGTCTGGATTTCTGACCGCATCTTTGCTTTTTACGATAGGTCCCATGACGTTTATGGGATGCTTCCTTGAAGCTACAAAAGGGGACAGTAGCCTTTTACTTTCAAAGGCTTTCATGGACGGAGTCTCCTCAACCATCCTAGGCAGTATCTTTGGAAAGGGGGTGCTACTTTCCGCTTTTTACGTCCTCATCTTTCAAGGAGCTTTAACCTTTGGGTTTTACTTATTGGGAGACGCTGTAAAAGCCCAATCCACTTCAAACGCCCTCTTTTTAGGTGGCGGCCTTCTTATAGTACTGGGCATGAAAATTTTGGGTCTTTTAGAGCAAGTGAAGCTTGTAAACTTTCTACCTTCTTTGTTGCTTTCACTGGTTGTTTGA
- a CDS encoding type III pantothenate kinase, with protein MGFFEQPLQTILTLDIGNTSVDACTFDGKELKYLGKFAHEELDKLLLAYDQILACSVKPSLNYKLNNAHIFTPQEVPIKTAFVGKEKVGIDRLLNLYGALEFYSESCLLISCGTALVVDLLVDGVFKGGFISLGLGTRLRCLSEKAELIPLFRLEDLDVPLGKDTKSAILGGLKKEVFYYIEGLLKELGASYKRNFTVIITGGDGWFLKSFGIYDPLLVHKAMLRLRKLL; from the coding sequence GTGGGATTTTTCGAACAGCCTTTGCAAACAATCCTAACTCTTGATATAGGAAATACCAGTGTGGATGCTTGCACCTTTGACGGAAAGGAGCTTAAGTATTTAGGAAAGTTTGCTCATGAGGAGTTAGACAAACTGCTTTTGGCTTACGATCAAATTTTGGCATGTTCCGTAAAACCTTCTCTGAATTACAAACTAAATAACGCCCACATCTTCACACCCCAAGAAGTGCCCATAAAAACAGCTTTTGTAGGTAAGGAAAAGGTAGGTATAGACAGACTTTTGAATCTTTACGGTGCTTTGGAGTTTTATTCAGAATCCTGCCTTTTGATAAGCTGTGGCACCGCTTTGGTGGTGGATCTGTTGGTTGATGGTGTGTTTAAAGGAGGGTTTATAAGCTTGGGCTTGGGGACAAGACTAAGGTGTCTGAGCGAAAAGGCAGAGCTTATTCCACTTTTCAGGTTGGAGGACTTGGATGTGCCCTTGGGAAAGGACACTAAATCTGCCATACTTGGTGGATTGAAGAAGGAAGTTTTCTATTACATTGAAGGACTTTTAAAGGAGCTTGGCGCAAGCTACAAAAGAAACTTTACCGTTATCATAACAGGTGGCGATGGATGGTTTTTAAAAAGCTTTGGAATCTACGATCCACTGCTCGTACACAAGGCAATGCTGAGGCTTAGAAAACTCTTATGA